A genomic stretch from Kribbella amoyensis includes:
- a CDS encoding CGNR zinc finger domain-containing protein produces the protein MEHRFPCGNTALDFVGTLRARRNAAPLEKLGSPESLQAWFRESGVVVGTETTCVPPDVAKAVTLREAIYALIWSRLHQEPYDELSLAVVNTAARSPAAIPQLTRTGHRIEATADQALSTIARDAITILGGSDADLLKECGRPECTQVYLDRSRGGRREWCAMETCGNKMKAKAYRARKKDQTRPLSPRP, from the coding sequence GTGGAGCATCGATTTCCTTGTGGCAACACCGCTCTCGACTTCGTCGGCACCTTGCGGGCGAGGCGCAACGCGGCACCGCTGGAGAAACTCGGCTCGCCGGAGAGCCTGCAGGCGTGGTTCCGCGAATCCGGCGTCGTCGTCGGCACCGAGACCACGTGCGTACCGCCCGACGTCGCGAAGGCGGTGACGTTGCGCGAGGCGATCTACGCGCTGATCTGGTCCCGCCTGCACCAGGAGCCGTACGACGAGCTCTCCCTCGCGGTGGTGAACACGGCCGCGCGCTCCCCCGCCGCGATCCCCCAACTGACCCGCACCGGCCACCGGATCGAGGCGACCGCGGACCAGGCGTTGTCGACGATCGCCCGCGACGCGATCACCATCCTCGGCGGCTCCGACGCCGACCTGCTGAAGGAATGCGGCCGCCCGGAGTGCACCCAGGTGTACCTCGACCGCTCCCGCGGCGGCCGGCGCGAGTGGTGCGCCATGGAAACCTGCGGCAACAAGATGAAGGCCAAGGCCTACCGCGCCCGCAAGAAGGACCAGACCCGCCCGCTCTCCCCGCGCCCGTAA
- a CDS encoding SLC13 family permease encodes MGPEWVAILALVALFVLGTLLPINMGALAYVAAWLVGMFSLGLSEKEILGGVSGDLILTLIGVTYLFAIAKNNGTVDLIVSSAVRAVGGRVALIPWVMFAVTALLTAIGAASPAACAIIGPIALGFAGWYRINPLMMGMFVVHGAQGGGFSPISIYGTITNSVMEQNGLPSSELVVFLSSLVVNLVLAAVLFVVLGGRRLMAERIDPDDPEQLAEDLHRGGATVPARGLGASPRTGTQALGVRRDQLLTLVAFVGVAVVALVFDKNIGFVSITAAVLLATLAPKEHKDAVRQIAWPTVLLVAGVSTYAAILTEAGSPEFVGNWAAGLGAAAIGALILCYVGGVVSAFASSTALLPVIIPIAVPLIATGGISAGLFVAALAIASTIVDVSPFSTNGALMLANKPETIEEPTYYRQILTYSAIVVAAGPLLVWTALVLPGW; translated from the coding sequence ATGGGACCGGAGTGGGTGGCGATTCTCGCGCTGGTGGCGCTGTTCGTGCTGGGCACCCTGCTGCCGATCAACATGGGCGCGCTGGCGTACGTCGCCGCCTGGCTGGTCGGGATGTTCTCGCTGGGCCTGAGCGAGAAGGAGATCCTCGGCGGCGTCAGCGGCGACCTGATCCTGACCTTGATCGGCGTCACGTACCTGTTCGCGATCGCCAAGAACAACGGCACCGTGGACCTCATCGTCTCGTCCGCGGTCCGGGCCGTCGGCGGGCGGGTCGCGCTGATCCCGTGGGTGATGTTCGCGGTCACGGCGCTGCTCACCGCGATCGGCGCGGCCAGTCCGGCGGCGTGCGCGATCATCGGGCCGATCGCGCTCGGGTTCGCCGGTTGGTACCGGATCAACCCGTTGATGATGGGTATGTTCGTCGTGCACGGCGCGCAGGGCGGCGGGTTCTCGCCGATCAGCATCTACGGCACGATCACGAACTCGGTGATGGAGCAGAACGGCCTGCCGTCGAGCGAGCTCGTCGTGTTCCTGTCCAGCCTGGTCGTCAACCTGGTGCTGGCGGCCGTCCTGTTCGTAGTGCTCGGCGGCCGCCGACTGATGGCCGAGCGGATCGACCCGGACGACCCGGAGCAACTGGCCGAGGACCTGCACCGCGGCGGCGCGACCGTACCGGCTCGCGGCCTCGGCGCGTCACCGCGGACCGGTACCCAGGCGCTCGGCGTACGCCGGGACCAGTTGCTCACCCTGGTCGCCTTCGTCGGGGTCGCGGTGGTCGCGCTGGTGTTCGACAAGAACATCGGCTTCGTCTCGATCACAGCCGCGGTCCTCCTGGCGACCCTGGCCCCGAAGGAACACAAGGACGCGGTCCGGCAGATCGCCTGGCCGACCGTGCTCCTGGTCGCCGGCGTGAGCACGTACGCCGCGATCCTGACCGAAGCAGGCTCACCGGAATTCGTCGGCAACTGGGCCGCCGGTCTCGGCGCGGCCGCGATCGGCGCCCTGATCCTCTGCTACGTGGGCGGCGTCGTCTCGGCGTTCGCGTCGTCGACGGCACTGCTGCCGGTGATCATCCCGATCGCCGTCCCCCTGATCGCCACCGGCGGCATCAGCGCGGGCCTCTTCGTCGCGGCGCTCGCGATCGCCTCGACCATCGTCGACGTCAGCCCCTTCTCCACCAACGGCGCCCTGATGCTGGCCAACAAACCGGAAACCATCGAAGAACCCACGTACTACCGGCAGATCCTCACCTACAGCGCCATAGTCGTCGCCGCGGGCCCCCTCCTCGTCTGGACGGCCCTGGTACTCCCCGGCTGGTAA
- a CDS encoding FadR/GntR family transcriptional regulator, translating to MDSPRFPRPVLRTRLYEQVAEQITGWIAENGLRAGDRLPPERELASRLGVSRATLSQALVALEVIGVVMVRHGDGTVLTDRARTAPVIEAIRAHADRLPEIIEARDALESKLAALAAVRRTDADLATIRLTLSDMERDLAAGGRGVEADERFHAAVTAAARSDLLAQMMAALQDLIQETRIESLSQPGRPEESLAGHRRIADAIAAGDAAAASRAMHEHVLLVSDVAVLREQQS from the coding sequence ATGGACTCGCCGCGCTTCCCCCGACCCGTACTGCGGACCCGCCTGTACGAGCAGGTCGCCGAGCAGATCACCGGATGGATCGCGGAGAACGGCCTGCGCGCCGGCGATCGGCTGCCGCCGGAGCGGGAGCTCGCGAGCCGGCTGGGTGTCAGCCGGGCCACGCTGAGCCAGGCCCTGGTCGCGCTCGAGGTGATCGGGGTCGTTATGGTCCGGCACGGCGACGGCACAGTACTCACCGATCGCGCGCGTACTGCCCCCGTGATCGAGGCGATCCGGGCACACGCCGATCGGTTGCCCGAGATCATCGAGGCCCGGGACGCGTTGGAGTCCAAGCTCGCCGCGCTCGCGGCGGTCCGGCGGACGGACGCGGACCTGGCGACGATCCGGCTGACGCTGTCCGACATGGAGCGCGATCTCGCGGCCGGCGGCCGTGGGGTCGAGGCGGACGAACGGTTCCACGCGGCGGTGACGGCGGCGGCGCGGTCGGACCTGCTCGCGCAGATGATGGCCGCGCTGCAAGACCTGATCCAGGAGACCAGGATCGAGTCGTTGTCGCAGCCGGGCCGGCCGGAGGAGTCGCTGGCCGGACATCGCCGGATCGCCGACGCGATCGCGGCCGGGGACGCGGCCGCCGCGTCGCGGGCGATGCACGAGCACGTTCTGCTGGTGAGCGACGTCGCCGTCCTGCGCGAGCAGCAGTCGTGA
- a CDS encoding sulfite exporter TauE/SafE family protein, which yields MTGLEHVAVVAAGLGAGLLTSTVGVASLVSFPVLVALGIPPVVANASNTVGLIPAGLGGSLGYRRELREQPKVTWLVVATCAVGSIGGAALLLALPPGVFESIVPWLILFTCLIVGAQPWISRWLRSRKPHDLEPRTSMGPVTTVFAALTGVYGGYFGAGSGVMMMAVLGLGLDLELRVVNALKTLAVLAANIVAGLIFVFVAELDFTAIGLLAAGSIIGGYAGAHIGRVLPPTLLRVLIVLAGITAAIAMLR from the coding sequence GTGACCGGCCTCGAACACGTGGCGGTGGTGGCCGCCGGACTCGGTGCTGGCCTGCTGACGTCGACGGTCGGCGTGGCGTCGCTGGTCAGCTTCCCGGTCCTGGTCGCGTTGGGTATCCCGCCGGTGGTCGCGAACGCGTCCAACACGGTCGGGCTGATCCCGGCCGGCCTCGGGGGTTCGCTCGGGTACCGCCGGGAGCTGCGCGAACAGCCGAAGGTGACGTGGCTCGTGGTGGCGACCTGCGCGGTCGGTTCGATCGGCGGGGCCGCGTTGCTGCTGGCGTTGCCGCCCGGGGTGTTCGAGTCGATCGTGCCGTGGCTGATCCTGTTCACCTGCTTGATCGTCGGCGCGCAGCCGTGGATCTCGCGCTGGCTGCGGTCGCGCAAACCGCACGACCTCGAACCGCGGACCTCGATGGGTCCGGTGACGACCGTGTTCGCGGCGCTGACCGGCGTGTACGGCGGGTACTTCGGCGCCGGGTCGGGCGTGATGATGATGGCCGTGCTCGGACTCGGGCTGGACCTCGAACTGCGGGTCGTGAACGCGCTGAAGACGTTGGCGGTGCTGGCGGCGAACATCGTGGCCGGGCTGATCTTCGTCTTCGTCGCCGAGCTGGACTTCACCGCGATCGGGCTGCTCGCGGCCGGGTCCATCATCGGCGGCTACGCCGGCGCCCACATCGGCCGCGTGCTGCCGCCGACGTTGCTCCGCGTCCTGATCGTCCTGGCCGGCATCACCGCCGCGATCGCGATGCTCCGCTGA
- a CDS encoding YdcF family protein encodes MIFGFGIAAFWFALFVIGFVRDRRVLRNGIFLVLALLFAGLGTIFALESVNQTAARWLALTVLLLIPLTTVVLAVALVANGVVMLRREGRRPANLLSLVAGVGFFAFVGFSAVVQRFDSRFLAAVWSALGGVLGYLSFLFVCFLAYSFVYARIRFFRRPDFIVVLGSGLRGRRVPPLLASRLDKAQAVWTEERRKGRTPLLITSGGQGPGEDMPEADAMADYLIERGVPADQVLRENESTSTFENLTFSDKLMAARNPKYRCLIVTNNFHALRAAFTARKAKVNGHVLGSPTARYFWPSATIREYLAVLADHKVANGIVIGLIAVPPFLALF; translated from the coding sequence ATGATCTTCGGGTTCGGCATCGCGGCGTTCTGGTTCGCGTTGTTCGTGATCGGCTTCGTCCGCGATCGCCGGGTGCTGCGGAACGGGATCTTCCTGGTGCTGGCCTTGTTGTTCGCCGGGCTCGGCACGATCTTCGCGCTCGAGTCGGTCAACCAGACGGCCGCGCGCTGGCTGGCCTTGACGGTGCTGCTGCTGATCCCGCTGACGACGGTCGTCCTCGCGGTCGCGCTGGTCGCCAACGGCGTGGTGATGCTGCGCCGCGAGGGCCGGCGGCCGGCGAACCTGCTGTCGCTGGTCGCGGGAGTCGGGTTCTTCGCGTTCGTCGGCTTCAGCGCGGTGGTGCAGCGGTTCGACTCGCGGTTCCTGGCCGCGGTGTGGAGCGCGCTCGGCGGGGTGCTCGGGTACCTGTCGTTCCTGTTCGTCTGTTTCCTCGCCTACTCGTTCGTCTACGCGCGGATCCGGTTCTTCCGGCGGCCGGACTTCATCGTGGTGCTCGGCTCGGGCCTGCGCGGCCGCCGCGTACCGCCGTTGCTCGCCAGCCGGCTGGACAAGGCGCAGGCGGTCTGGACCGAGGAGCGGCGCAAGGGCCGTACCCCGCTGCTGATCACGTCCGGCGGCCAGGGACCGGGCGAGGACATGCCCGAGGCGGACGCGATGGCGGACTACCTGATCGAGCGTGGCGTCCCGGCCGATCAGGTGCTGCGCGAGAACGAGTCCACCTCGACGTTCGAGAATCTGACCTTCAGCGACAAGCTGATGGCCGCGCGGAACCCGAAGTACCGGTGCCTGATCGTCACCAACAACTTCCACGCCCTGCGTGCCGCGTTCACCGCCCGCAAGGCGAAGGTCAACGGCCACGTCCTCGGCTCCCCGACCGCCCGGTACTTCTGGCCGAGCGCGACCATCCGCGAGTACCTCGCCGTCCTCGCCGACCACAAGGTCGCCAACGGCATCGTCATCGGCCTGATCGCCGTCCCACCCTTCCTCGCCCTCTTCTGA
- a CDS encoding D-arabinono-1,4-lactone oxidase — protein sequence MRNWAGNITFSAGELAQPGTVAELQELVGAGEHVRVLGTGHSFNRIADTPGTLISVAALPKLIEIAPDRRSVRVAAGLRYGEITAELEANGLALHNLGSLPHISVAGACATGTHGSGDTNAPLAAAVVWTEFVGADGELVSLDRSHPDFPGSVISLGALGVTTYLTLAVEPSYQIRQVVYDGLPVERLATDFDAVFASAYSVSAFTDWADPEVMVWRKAKEISVDPEWLGARLADGPRHPIKTMPADFATEQGGVPGPWNARLPHFRLEFTPSNGEELQSEYFVPRAEAGSAIEAMRALGNDLRELLQVSEVRTIAADDLWLSPSQGRDTVAFHFTWIQDEAAVRPVVEKIERALLPLGGRPHWGKVFAADAATLRDCYPLVPDFVALAAKYDPTGKFRNPYLDTYLPA from the coding sequence ATGCGGAACTGGGCGGGCAACATCACCTTCTCGGCCGGCGAACTGGCGCAGCCGGGCACGGTGGCGGAGCTGCAGGAGCTGGTCGGCGCGGGTGAGCACGTCCGGGTGCTCGGCACCGGGCACTCGTTCAACCGGATCGCGGACACGCCCGGCACGCTCATCTCGGTGGCCGCGCTGCCGAAGCTGATCGAGATCGCGCCGGACCGTCGCTCGGTCCGGGTCGCGGCCGGCCTGCGGTACGGCGAGATCACCGCCGAGCTGGAAGCGAACGGGCTCGCCCTGCACAACCTCGGTTCGCTGCCGCACATCTCGGTCGCCGGTGCCTGCGCGACGGGGACGCACGGATCCGGTGACACCAACGCCCCGCTCGCGGCCGCCGTCGTGTGGACCGAGTTCGTCGGCGCGGACGGCGAGCTGGTCAGCCTGGACCGGAGCCACCCGGACTTCCCCGGCTCGGTGATCTCGCTCGGCGCGCTGGGTGTGACGACGTACCTGACCCTCGCGGTCGAGCCGTCGTACCAGATCCGGCAGGTCGTGTACGACGGGCTGCCGGTCGAGCGGCTGGCGACCGACTTCGACGCGGTGTTCGCCAGCGCGTACTCGGTCAGCGCGTTCACCGACTGGGCCGATCCCGAGGTGATGGTGTGGCGCAAGGCGAAGGAGATCTCGGTCGATCCCGAGTGGCTCGGCGCCCGGCTCGCCGACGGGCCGCGGCACCCGATCAAGACGATGCCGGCCGACTTCGCCACCGAGCAGGGCGGTGTCCCGGGGCCGTGGAACGCGCGGCTGCCGCACTTCCGGCTCGAGTTCACCCCGAGCAACGGTGAGGAACTGCAGTCCGAGTACTTCGTGCCGCGGGCCGAGGCCGGGTCCGCGATCGAGGCGATGCGGGCCCTGGGCAACGATCTGCGGGAGCTCCTGCAGGTGTCGGAGGTCCGCACGATCGCGGCCGACGACCTCTGGCTGAGCCCGAGCCAGGGGCGGGACACGGTCGCGTTCCACTTCACCTGGATCCAGGACGAGGCCGCGGTCCGGCCGGTCGTGGAGAAGATCGAGCGCGCCCTGCTCCCACTCGGTGGACGGCCGCACTGGGGCAAGGTGTTCGCCGCCGACGCGGCCACCCTGCGCGACTGCTACCCCCTGGTGCCGGATTTCGTCGCTCTCGCCGCGAAGTACGACCCGACCGGCAAGTTCCGCAACCCCTATCTCGACACCTACCTCCCCGCCTGA
- a CDS encoding LacI family DNA-binding transcriptional regulator, translated as MTEVARRAGVSISTVSYALTGTRPISAATRDRVLQAMTDLGYQPNALARGLASRRSSILGLLLPLTGRGLGATETAFVTGATAAAREAGYHLMLCPVGADDTDELHALATQRLLDGFLVMEVGLTDGRVDLLRKLDVPFVLIGRTADTEGLACVDIDFERTVEDAVAHLAGLGHRTIAYVNHSRDSLAGGYGPAKRTETAFTAALERHGITGVMVPTEDTAGGGRAAIREARERCPELTGVLVMNENAALGILADLRESGLEVPFDVSVVSMVTSPVVADLASPPLTAMTSPGTAVGAAATRVLLRRLAGDSGEAGEGQGATYEELVPCELEVRGTSGPARTRKPARGRR; from the coding sequence ATGACGGAGGTGGCGCGGCGGGCCGGGGTGTCGATCAGCACGGTGTCGTACGCACTCACCGGGACCCGGCCGATCTCCGCCGCGACCCGGGACCGGGTGCTGCAGGCGATGACCGATCTCGGGTACCAGCCGAACGCGCTGGCTCGTGGGCTGGCGAGCCGGCGGAGCAGCATTCTCGGGCTGTTGCTGCCGCTGACCGGCCGCGGCCTGGGCGCGACCGAGACCGCGTTCGTGACCGGCGCGACCGCGGCGGCGCGGGAGGCGGGGTACCACCTGATGCTGTGTCCGGTCGGCGCCGACGACACCGACGAGCTGCACGCGCTGGCCACCCAGCGATTGCTGGACGGCTTCCTCGTGATGGAAGTCGGGCTGACCGACGGCCGGGTCGACCTGCTGCGCAAGCTGGACGTGCCGTTCGTGCTGATCGGGCGGACCGCCGACACCGAGGGCCTGGCCTGTGTCGACATCGACTTCGAGCGCACCGTCGAGGACGCGGTCGCGCACCTGGCCGGGCTCGGCCACCGGACGATTGCCTACGTCAACCATTCCCGGGACAGCCTGGCCGGCGGGTACGGGCCGGCCAAGCGCACCGAGACGGCGTTCACGGCGGCGCTCGAGCGGCACGGGATCACCGGCGTGATGGTGCCGACCGAGGACACCGCCGGCGGCGGCCGGGCCGCGATCCGGGAGGCGCGCGAGCGGTGTCCGGAGCTGACCGGCGTGCTGGTGATGAACGAGAACGCCGCCCTCGGCATCCTCGCGGATCTGCGCGAGTCCGGCCTGGAGGTGCCGTTCGACGTCTCGGTGGTGTCGATGGTGACGTCCCCGGTGGTCGCGGACCTGGCCAGCCCTCCGCTCACCGCGATGACCTCGCCCGGGACCGCGGTCGGCGCCGCCGCGACCCGCGTCCTCCTGCGCCGCCTCGCCGGCGACAGCGGCGAAGCCGGCGAAGGCCAGGGCGCGACGTACGAGGAACTGGTGCCGTGCGAGCTGGAGGTCCGGGGGACCAGCGGACCGGCGCGGACAAGGAAGCCGGCCCGCGGCCGGCGCTGA
- the yicI gene encoding alpha-xylosidase, with translation MKFTDGHWQLRTGLTRLRPAEVESVEAGDRSLTVYAPAKRIAHRGDTLNQPLFTITFDSPAAGIIGVHVSHHRGGLPPHPRYALNRGDEHPVKVEVEAGTARLTSGELTAVVALTGPWDVRFERDGRAITGSGAGSIGLITAADGRTYLHEQLALGVGETVYGLGERFGPLVKNGQTVDIWNADGGTSSEQAYKNVPFFLSSNGYGVLVDTPAQVSFEVGSEVVSRNQFSVEGEELSYYVIDGPAPKDVLDRYTGLTGRPARVPAWSMGLWLSTSFTTDYNEPTVTSFVDGMAERDLPLSVFHFDCFWMRQFHWCDFLWDPAAFPDPAGMLARLKSRGLRISLWINPYIAQRSVLFEEGRELGYLLKRTDGSVWQWDLWQAGMAIVDFTNPDATGWFRSKLQALIDVGVDCFKTDFGERIPVDDVAWFDGSDPARMHNYYPQLYNAAVFGLLEENRGPGEAVLFARSATAGGQQFPVHWAGDCESTFEAMAESLRGGLSLAASGFGYWSHDIGGFEGTPDPAVFKRWLPFGLLSSHSRLHGSGSYRVPWAFDEEAVDVLRSFTKLKLSLMPYLMTAAREAHTAGTPVMRPMLLEFPEDPAVAYLERQYMLGPDLLVAPVMSADGEVRFYLPAGTWTDLFTGERVDGSRWITRTYGFDRLPLFVREGAVIAFGAADDRPEYDWADGVTLRWFAPSDEQVTVVSLPEPGGEVAARIELTYSGGRVETRVVEGVCERYEVEVRG, from the coding sequence ATGAAGTTCACCGACGGGCACTGGCAGTTGCGGACCGGGCTGACCCGGCTGCGACCGGCAGAGGTGGAGAGCGTCGAGGCAGGTGACCGCTCGCTGACCGTGTACGCCCCGGCGAAGCGGATCGCCCATCGCGGCGACACGCTCAACCAGCCCCTGTTCACGATCACGTTCGACTCCCCGGCAGCGGGGATCATCGGCGTCCACGTCAGCCATCACCGCGGCGGCCTGCCACCGCACCCGCGGTACGCGCTGAACCGTGGCGACGAGCATCCCGTGAAGGTCGAGGTGGAAGCTGGGACCGCGCGGCTGACGAGTGGCGAGCTGACCGCCGTCGTCGCGCTGACCGGGCCGTGGGACGTGCGGTTCGAGCGGGACGGCCGGGCGATCACCGGTTCGGGCGCGGGCAGCATCGGGCTGATCACCGCCGCGGACGGGCGGACGTACCTGCACGAGCAGCTCGCGTTGGGCGTCGGCGAGACGGTGTACGGCCTGGGCGAGCGGTTCGGGCCGTTGGTGAAGAACGGGCAGACCGTCGACATCTGGAACGCCGACGGCGGCACGTCCAGCGAGCAGGCGTACAAGAACGTGCCGTTCTTCCTGAGCAGCAACGGGTACGGCGTGCTCGTGGACACGCCCGCGCAGGTGTCGTTCGAGGTCGGCTCCGAGGTGGTCTCGCGGAACCAGTTCAGCGTCGAGGGCGAGGAGCTGAGCTACTACGTCATCGACGGACCGGCGCCGAAGGACGTGCTCGATCGGTACACCGGGCTCACCGGACGGCCGGCCCGGGTCCCGGCCTGGTCGATGGGGCTGTGGCTGTCGACGTCGTTCACCACGGACTACAACGAGCCGACGGTGACCAGCTTCGTCGACGGGATGGCCGAGCGGGACCTGCCGTTGAGCGTGTTCCACTTCGACTGCTTCTGGATGCGGCAGTTCCACTGGTGCGACTTCCTCTGGGACCCGGCGGCGTTCCCGGACCCGGCCGGGATGCTGGCCCGGCTGAAGTCCCGCGGACTGCGGATCAGCCTGTGGATCAACCCGTACATCGCGCAGCGCTCGGTGCTGTTCGAGGAGGGCCGCGAGCTCGGGTACCTGCTGAAGCGGACGGACGGCTCGGTCTGGCAGTGGGACCTGTGGCAGGCCGGGATGGCGATCGTCGACTTCACCAACCCGGACGCGACCGGGTGGTTCCGGAGCAAGCTGCAGGCCCTTATCGACGTCGGGGTGGACTGCTTCAAGACCGACTTCGGCGAGCGCATCCCGGTCGACGACGTGGCTTGGTTCGACGGGTCGGATCCGGCGCGGATGCACAACTACTACCCGCAGCTGTACAACGCGGCCGTGTTCGGTCTGCTGGAGGAGAACCGCGGTCCGGGCGAGGCGGTCCTGTTCGCGCGGTCGGCGACGGCGGGCGGACAGCAGTTCCCGGTGCACTGGGCTGGCGACTGCGAGTCCACGTTCGAGGCGATGGCGGAGTCGTTGCGGGGCGGGCTGTCGCTGGCCGCGTCCGGGTTCGGGTACTGGAGCCACGACATCGGGGGCTTCGAGGGGACACCGGATCCGGCCGTGTTCAAGCGGTGGTTGCCGTTCGGGCTGCTGTCGTCCCACTCGCGACTGCACGGCTCCGGCTCGTACCGCGTCCCGTGGGCGTTCGACGAGGAAGCGGTGGACGTCCTGCGGTCGTTCACGAAGCTGAAGTTGTCGCTGATGCCTTACCTGATGACCGCGGCCCGCGAGGCACACACTGCCGGGACGCCGGTGATGCGGCCGATGCTGCTGGAGTTCCCGGAGGATCCTGCGGTCGCGTACCTCGAACGGCAGTACATGCTCGGGCCGGACCTGCTGGTCGCGCCGGTGATGAGCGCGGACGGCGAAGTGCGGTTCTACCTGCCGGCGGGGACGTGGACGGACCTGTTCACCGGCGAGCGAGTGGACGGGTCCCGGTGGATCACGCGGACGTACGGGTTCGACCGGTTGCCGCTGTTCGTTCGCGAGGGCGCGGTGATCGCGTTCGGCGCGGCGGACGACCGGCCGGAGTACGACTGGGCCGACGGGGTCACATTGCGCTGGTTCGCGCCCTCCGACGAGCAGGTGACCGTGGTGAGCCTGCCGGAGCCGGGTGGTGAGGTCGCGGCGCGGATCGAGCTGACGTACTCGGGTGGGCGGGTCGAGACGCGTGTGGTGGAAGGCGTTTGCGAGCGGTACGAGGTCGAGGTCCGTGGTTGA